Proteins encoded in a region of the Aliivibrio fischeri ATCC 7744 = JCM 18803 = DSM 507 genome:
- a CDS encoding LysR family transcriptional regulator, giving the protein MDKFSDMTMFVSIVKHQGLAAAGRELGLSPATMTARLQALEERYRVKLLNRSTRHVSLTDAGELYYKASLEILDNVNETENLILNGVKEVKGALRVAAPKDIGKQYILPILSEFCEKYPEVVPYLYLNDDVSNIAESGIDIVVRYGELADSSLISRRLSSSHRVLCASPDYLAKHGTPLTPQDLVNHHCLAMVRSHEELKTWHFQGSDKKNVITVLPKRFSDDGEVVRYWALEGAGIALKSILDVQDDINNRRLVTVLNGYMANFNTSTSVSSADLNVVYMSKKYQPKRIRLFLDFLLERFETMKNGGE; this is encoded by the coding sequence ATGGATAAGTTTTCTGATATGACGATGTTTGTGAGTATCGTAAAGCATCAAGGTTTAGCGGCAGCAGGGCGAGAGCTTGGTTTATCACCTGCAACGATGACAGCCAGACTTCAAGCTCTTGAAGAAAGATATCGAGTGAAATTACTAAATCGCAGTACACGACATGTATCTCTAACCGATGCTGGGGAGCTTTATTACAAAGCCAGTCTTGAAATTTTAGATAATGTAAACGAAACCGAGAATTTGATTTTAAACGGAGTTAAAGAGGTTAAAGGTGCGTTAAGAGTGGCAGCGCCTAAAGACATTGGTAAGCAATATATTCTTCCTATCTTGTCTGAATTTTGTGAAAAATACCCAGAGGTAGTGCCATATTTATACTTGAATGATGATGTTTCAAATATTGCCGAATCAGGCATAGATATTGTCGTTCGATATGGTGAACTGGCCGATAGCAGTTTGATATCTCGACGATTATCATCTAGCCATCGAGTGTTGTGTGCATCACCTGACTATTTAGCTAAACATGGAACGCCGTTAACTCCACAAGATTTGGTTAATCATCATTGTCTTGCGATGGTTCGTAGCCATGAGGAATTAAAAACATGGCATTTCCAAGGCTCTGATAAAAAGAATGTAATTACTGTTTTACCTAAACGATTTTCAGATGATGGAGAAGTTGTACGTTATTGGGCTCTTGAAGGGGCAGGGATAGCATTAAAGTCAATTTTAGACGTGCAGGATGATATTAACAATCGACGTCTTGTTACTGTTCTTAATGGATATATGGCTAATTTTAATACATCGACATCTGTATCAAGTGCTGATCTTAATGTGGTATACATGAGTAAAAAATATCAGCCAAAACGTATCCGGTTATTCTTAGATTTTCTTTTGGAGAGATTTGAGACTATGAAAAACGGTGGTGAGTGA